From Streptomyces sp. TLI_105, the proteins below share one genomic window:
- a CDS encoding ABC transporter substrate-binding protein, producing MTARSTRCTTAKTRTSRLAAVAAIAVAGSMLLTACGDQTESGSTTEGGSSSAAASKAPLFSKLPADIQKSGVIKVGTDASYAPMEFTDGGKIVGVDPDLGQALSKQLGVKLEFVSGTFDGLITSIYTGRQQLIMSSMTDNKKRQEGLDDNGKKIGKGIDFVDYFSSGVSLLVKKGNPQGVNSLDDLCGKTVAVQRGTIYEDTFKAQAAKCGDKKLTIQAFDTDAEAQTRVKAGGAVADLNDYPVASYIAKTSGGGKDFEVVGNQSDVGLFGIGVSKENTQLRDAVKEALDAIIKDGSYAEVLKKWDVEGSAVKSATINAGK from the coding sequence ATGACCGCACGCTCCACGCGCTGTACGACCGCCAAGACCCGCACGTCCCGTCTTGCCGCGGTCGCCGCCATCGCGGTCGCCGGCTCGATGCTGCTGACCGCCTGCGGCGACCAGACCGAGAGCGGCTCGACCACGGAAGGCGGCTCGTCCTCGGCCGCCGCGAGCAAGGCCCCGCTCTTCTCGAAGCTGCCCGCCGACATCCAGAAGTCGGGTGTCATCAAGGTCGGCACGGACGCCTCGTACGCCCCGATGGAGTTCACCGACGGCGGCAAGATCGTCGGTGTCGACCCGGACCTGGGGCAGGCCCTCAGCAAGCAGCTCGGCGTCAAGCTCGAGTTCGTCTCGGGTACCTTCGACGGCCTGATCACCTCGATCTACACCGGCCGCCAGCAGCTGATCATGTCCTCGATGACGGACAACAAGAAGCGCCAGGAGGGCCTGGACGACAACGGGAAGAAGATCGGCAAGGGCATCGACTTCGTCGACTACTTCAGCTCCGGCGTCTCCCTGCTGGTCAAGAAGGGCAACCCGCAGGGCGTCAACTCCCTCGACGACCTCTGCGGCAAGACCGTCGCCGTCCAGCGCGGCACGATCTACGAGGACACCTTCAAGGCGCAGGCCGCCAAGTGCGGCGACAAGAAGCTGACCATCCAGGCCTTCGACACCGACGCCGAGGCCCAGACCCGTGTGAAGGCGGGCGGCGCGGTCGCCGACCTGAACGACTACCCGGTCGCCTCGTACATCGCGAAGACCTCGGGCGGCGGCAAGGACTTCGAGGTCGTCGGCAACCAGAGCGACGTCGGCCTCTTCGGCATCGGCGTCTCGAAGGAGAACACCCAGCTGCGCGACGCCGTCAAGGAAGCCCTCGACGCGATCATCAAGGACGGCTCCTACGCGGAGGTCCTGAAGAAGTGGGACGTCGAGGGCAGCGCGGTCAAGTCGGCCACGATCAACGCCGGCAAGTGA
- a CDS encoding amino acid ABC transporter permease, with translation MTDKISKDPAAAPAGPTPSGIPYEAIKAIPVRHYGRWVSAVVVVVLLGWLVFAFSQGDVVWDTVWDKVFDPSVIDGMWNTIIISIASMALGLVLGIVFAVMRLSKNPVTGAVAWLYIWFFRGTPVYVQLLVWFNLSLIFHYINLGPIYKNETVDVMTPFMVALLGLGLNEGAYMAEIVRAGIQSVDEGQTEAAHALGMSQTKTMGRIVLPQAMRVIVPPTGNEFINMLKTSSLVSAVQYTELLRASSNIGNTAGAVMEMLFVASIWYLALTSVFSIGQYYLERRFARGSTRNLPPTPFQRVKTNLTTFKRSPEASA, from the coding sequence ATGACTGACAAGATCAGCAAGGACCCGGCCGCCGCTCCGGCCGGGCCCACCCCCTCGGGCATCCCGTACGAGGCGATCAAAGCGATCCCCGTGCGGCACTACGGCCGCTGGGTCAGCGCCGTCGTGGTCGTCGTACTCCTCGGGTGGCTCGTCTTCGCCTTCTCCCAGGGCGACGTCGTCTGGGACACGGTGTGGGACAAGGTGTTCGACCCCTCCGTCATCGACGGCATGTGGAACACCATCATCATCAGCATCGCGTCCATGGCGCTGGGCCTCGTCCTCGGCATCGTCTTCGCCGTGATGCGGCTCTCCAAGAACCCGGTGACCGGCGCGGTCGCCTGGCTCTACATCTGGTTCTTCCGCGGCACCCCGGTCTACGTCCAGCTGCTCGTCTGGTTCAACCTGTCGCTGATCTTCCACTACATCAACCTCGGGCCGATCTACAAGAACGAGACCGTGGACGTCATGACGCCGTTCATGGTGGCCCTGCTCGGCCTCGGTCTGAACGAGGGCGCCTACATGGCGGAGATCGTCCGCGCCGGCATCCAGTCGGTCGACGAGGGCCAGACCGAGGCGGCGCACGCGCTGGGCATGTCCCAGACGAAGACCATGGGCCGCATCGTGCTCCCGCAGGCCATGCGGGTGATCGTGCCCCCGACGGGCAACGAGTTCATCAACATGCTGAAGACCTCGTCCCTGGTCTCGGCCGTGCAGTACACCGAACTCCTGCGCGCCTCGTCCAACATCGGCAACACGGCCGGCGCCGTGATGGAGATGCTGTTCGTCGCCTCCATCTGGTACCTGGCGCTGACCAGCGTGTTCAGCATCGGCCAGTACTACCTGGAGCGCCGTTTCGCCCGCGGTTCGACGCGCAACCTGCCGCCCACTCCGTTCCAGCGGGTCAAGACGAACCTGACCACGTTCAAGCGTTCCCCGGAGGCATCGGCATGA
- a CDS encoding amino acid ABC transporter ATP-binding protein codes for MTGQTMVKAEGVHKSYGAAHILRGIDLEVQNGEVFCLVGPSGSGKSTFLRCINHLERIDGGRLSVDGQLVGYKQKGDKLYELKDSEVAVQRRDIGMVFQRFNLFPHMTALANVMEAPIQVKGESKAVARERAERLLDRVGLRDKMGNYPSQLSGGQQQRVAIARALAMEPKLMLFDEPTSALDPELVGDVLDVMRDLAESGMTMIVVTHEMGFAREVGDSLVFMDGGVVVESGNPRDVLGNPQQDRTKAFLSKVL; via the coding sequence ATGACCGGTCAGACCATGGTCAAGGCAGAGGGCGTCCACAAGTCCTACGGCGCGGCCCACATCCTCCGCGGCATCGACCTGGAGGTGCAGAACGGCGAGGTCTTCTGCCTCGTCGGCCCCTCCGGCTCCGGAAAGTCGACCTTCCTGCGCTGCATCAACCACCTGGAGCGCATCGACGGCGGCCGACTGTCCGTCGACGGCCAGCTGGTCGGCTACAAGCAGAAGGGCGACAAGCTCTACGAGCTGAAGGACAGCGAGGTCGCGGTCCAGCGCCGTGACATCGGCATGGTCTTCCAGCGCTTCAACCTCTTCCCGCACATGACGGCCCTGGCCAACGTCATGGAGGCGCCCATCCAGGTGAAGGGCGAGTCCAAGGCTGTGGCGCGCGAGCGGGCCGAGCGCCTGCTCGACCGGGTCGGCCTGCGGGACAAGATGGGCAACTACCCGTCCCAGCTCTCCGGCGGCCAGCAGCAGCGCGTGGCGATCGCCCGCGCGCTGGCGATGGAGCCGAAGCTGATGCTCTTCGACGAGCCGACCTCGGCGCTCGACCCGGAGCTCGTGGGTGACGTCCTCGACGTCATGCGGGACCTGGCCGAGTCGGGCATGACGATGATCGTCGTCACGCACGAGATGGGCTTCGCCCGGGAGGTCGGCGACTCGCTGGTCTTCATGGACGGCGGCGTGGTGGTCGAGTCGGGCAACCCGCGGGACGTCCTGGGGAACCCACAGCAGGACCGGACGAAGGCGTTCCTGTCGAAGGTGCTGTGA
- a CDS encoding trans-aconitate 2-methyltransferase has protein sequence MTGTDWAAWQQSWDRQQEWYMPDREERFGVMLDMVEALVGPKPRVLDLACGTGSITSRVLRRFPDATSVGVDLDPALLAIAEGSFAGDERVTFVTADLKDPSWAASLPYDSYDAVLTSTALHWLHSEPLTALYGQLAGLVRDGGVFMNADHMIDEATPRINDAERGLRHARMDREKAAGVLDWADWWAVAAKDPVLAEPTARRFEIYGEHADGDAPSARWHADTLLAAGFGEARTVWASPSDSLVLAVK, from the coding sequence ATGACCGGAACCGACTGGGCGGCCTGGCAGCAGAGCTGGGACCGTCAGCAGGAGTGGTACATGCCGGACCGGGAGGAGCGGTTCGGCGTGATGCTCGACATGGTCGAGGCACTGGTGGGGCCGAAGCCCCGCGTCCTCGACCTCGCGTGCGGTACGGGAAGTATCACGAGCCGGGTGCTCCGGAGGTTCCCCGACGCGACCAGTGTCGGTGTCGACCTCGACCCGGCCCTCCTCGCCATCGCCGAAGGCTCCTTCGCCGGCGACGAGCGCGTCACCTTCGTCACCGCCGACCTCAAGGACCCCTCGTGGGCCGCGAGCCTGCCGTACGACTCGTACGACGCCGTCCTCACCTCCACCGCCCTCCACTGGCTCCACAGCGAGCCCCTGACGGCCCTCTACGGGCAGCTCGCCGGCCTCGTCCGCGACGGCGGGGTCTTCATGAACGCCGACCACATGATCGACGAGGCCACGCCCCGCATCAACGACGCCGAGCGCGGCCTGCGGCACGCCCGCATGGACCGGGAGAAGGCCGCCGGAGTCCTCGACTGGGCCGACTGGTGGGCCGTCGCCGCCAAGGACCCGGTCCTCGCCGAGCCCACCGCCCGCCGCTTCGAGATCTACGGCGAGCACGCCGACGGCGACGCCCCCTCCGCCCGCTGGCACGCCGACACCCTCCTCGCCGCCGGCTTCGGCGAGGCCCGGACGGTCTGGGCGTCGCCCTCCGACAGCCTCGTCCTCGCCGTGAAGTAG
- a CDS encoding CGNR zinc finger domain-containing protein, protein MELAHYSDFAVRLVNTEEPARNKDTLTSVEVLRNLFGPATQMARRVTEADLPRFRTVRARLRAVFAAADEGDHTGAVDLLNSLLLEFPVSPQISGHDTLDEEGRPRWHMHLADHSSNATTGYAAISAMGLAFHLTEFGADRLGLCQAPPCRNAYLDTSTNRSRRYCSDRCATRANVAAYRARKRLEAERTGLTEDTSQESVTPGER, encoded by the coding sequence GTGGAACTGGCCCATTACTCGGACTTCGCCGTACGTCTGGTCAACACCGAGGAGCCGGCCCGCAACAAGGACACGCTGACCTCCGTCGAGGTGCTGCGGAACCTCTTCGGCCCCGCCACCCAGATGGCCCGGCGGGTCACGGAGGCGGACCTGCCGCGCTTCCGCACGGTGCGGGCGCGCCTGCGGGCGGTCTTCGCGGCAGCGGACGAGGGCGACCACACGGGTGCCGTCGACCTGCTGAACTCCCTCCTCCTGGAGTTCCCCGTCAGCCCGCAGATCTCCGGCCACGACACCCTCGACGAGGAGGGCCGGCCCCGGTGGCACATGCACCTCGCCGACCACTCCTCGAACGCGACCACGGGCTACGCCGCGATCTCGGCGATGGGCCTCGCCTTCCACCTGACGGAGTTCGGCGCGGACCGGCTCGGCCTCTGCCAGGCGCCGCCCTGCCGCAACGCCTACCTGGACACCTCCACCAACCGCTCCCGCCGCTACTGCTCGGACCGCTGCGCGACCCGCGCCAACGTGGCCGCCTATCGGGCCCGCAAACGCCTGGAGGCCGAGCGCACGGGCCTCACCGAGGACACCAGCCAGGAGAGCGTCACGCCCGGCGAACGCTGA
- the sodX gene encoding nickel-type superoxide dismutase maturation protease, with protein MRESGRERVAEAGAPFGIAEVTGVSMVPTLLHGDQLLVQYGGRLRAGCVAVLRHPLQQDLLIVKRLIERRDGGWWVLGDNPDAEGDSRVFGAVPPELVLGRVWARYRPVTPGRQRSPGVTLSWLVSSVRPVRSASRRLRAR; from the coding sequence ATGAGGGAATCGGGGCGGGAGAGGGTGGCCGAGGCCGGTGCGCCGTTCGGGATCGCCGAGGTGACGGGGGTCTCGATGGTGCCCACGCTGCTGCACGGCGATCAGCTGCTCGTGCAGTACGGGGGGCGGCTGCGGGCCGGGTGTGTGGCCGTGCTGCGGCATCCGCTCCAGCAGGATCTGCTCATCGTGAAGCGGCTGATCGAGCGACGTGACGGCGGCTGGTGGGTGCTCGGTGACAACCCGGACGCCGAGGGGGACAGCCGGGTCTTCGGGGCCGTACCGCCCGAGCTGGTTCTCGGGCGGGTGTGGGCGCGGTACCGGCCGGTGACGCCGGGGCGTCAGCGTTCGCCGGGCGTGACGCTCTCCTGGCTGGTGTCCTCGGTGAGGCCCGTGCGCTCGGCCTCCAGGCGTTTGCGGGCCCGATAG
- the sodN gene encoding superoxide dismutase, Ni → MLSRLFAPKVKVSAHCDLPCGVYDPAQARIEAESVKAVQEKYLANDDPHFRARATVIKEQRAELAKHHVSVLWSDYFKAPHFEKYPELNQLVNDTLKALSAAKASTDPKTGEKALELIAEIDRIFWETKKA, encoded by the coding sequence ATGCTCTCCCGCCTGTTTGCCCCCAAGGTGAAGGTCAGCGCCCACTGCGACCTCCCGTGCGGCGTGTACGACCCGGCCCAGGCCCGCATCGAGGCCGAGTCCGTCAAGGCTGTCCAGGAGAAGTACCTGGCCAACGACGACCCGCACTTCCGCGCGCGCGCCACGGTCATCAAGGAGCAGCGCGCCGAGCTCGCCAAGCACCACGTCTCGGTGCTCTGGAGCGACTACTTCAAGGCCCCGCACTTCGAGAAGTACCCCGAGCTCAACCAGCTGGTCAACGACACCCTGAAGGCCCTCTCGGCCGCCAAGGCGTCGACGGACCCGAAGACGGGCGAGAAGGCGCTGGAGCTCATCGCCGAGATCGACCGCATCTTCTGGGAGACCAAGAAGGCCTGA
- a CDS encoding GNAT family N-acetyltransferase: MSEREEAPGAAEVRRARPEDLPRVVELITEHAVYEKAAPPAPGLADRLAALLFGPEHPRLRCFVAALPDGTLAGYATCAPELSTWDGTEYLHMDCLYLTEPSRGHGLGPLLITALRTEARALGLPELQWQTPTWNENAIRFYDRLGATSKEKRRYTLRAEA, encoded by the coding sequence ATGAGCGAACGCGAAGAAGCCCCCGGCGCGGCAGAGGTCCGCCGAGCACGCCCGGAGGACCTGCCGCGGGTCGTCGAACTGATCACCGAACACGCCGTGTACGAGAAGGCCGCGCCCCCGGCCCCCGGCCTGGCGGACCGCCTCGCCGCCCTCCTCTTCGGCCCCGAGCACCCCCGCCTCCGTTGCTTCGTCGCCGCCCTCCCCGACGGCACCCTCGCGGGCTACGCCACCTGCGCCCCGGAGCTCTCCACCTGGGACGGCACGGAGTACCTCCACATGGACTGCCTCTACCTCACCGAGCCCTCCCGCGGCCACGGCCTGGGCCCTCTCCTGATCACCGCACTCCGCACGGAGGCCCGCGCCCTCGGCCTCCCGGAACTCCAGTGGCAGACCCCCACCTGGAACGAGAACGCGATCCGCTTCTACGACCGCCTGGGCGCCACCTCGAAGGAGAAGCGCCGCTACACCCTGCGGGCGGAGGCGTAG
- a CDS encoding LysR family transcriptional regulator: MELEVRHLRALCAIADTGSLHKAARQLGMSQPSLTTQLRRIENSLGAELFSRGRTGCHPTPLGRSLLSRARPLVADMAALVTETRAAVARADGPGLRVGSTASRALPGWLRRLRQRLPDTDVGLRVDVSANALLRTVAAGQLDVAFVHEVEGCPLRVPEGLTGRVLVAREPQFISMAHDHPAAAGTVVDLADLAADHWMVDPTVDGEWDGLRRVLGAAGIDPPLLHGDYHTAASLIVLGEAVAPCQPTSVPREDMAVRPLRGDPLGVRLLLYARPDAPLDVLYAELAAAYREVALRAAPYREWLRRQGATATLSVGPCMMAV, from the coding sequence ATGGAGCTGGAGGTGAGACATCTGCGCGCGCTCTGCGCCATCGCGGACACGGGCAGCCTGCACAAGGCCGCCCGGCAACTGGGCATGAGCCAGCCCTCGTTGACCACCCAGCTGCGCCGGATCGAGAACTCCCTCGGCGCCGAACTCTTCTCCCGCGGCCGCACCGGCTGCCACCCCACCCCCCTCGGCCGCTCCCTGCTCAGCAGGGCCCGCCCCCTGGTCGCCGACATGGCCGCGCTCGTCACCGAGACCCGGGCCGCCGTCGCCCGTGCCGACGGACCCGGACTCCGCGTCGGCTCCACTGCCAGCCGGGCGCTCCCGGGCTGGCTGCGCCGGCTCCGGCAGCGGCTGCCCGACACGGACGTCGGCCTCCGGGTGGACGTCTCCGCCAACGCGCTGCTGCGCACGGTCGCCGCCGGGCAGCTCGACGTGGCCTTCGTGCACGAGGTGGAGGGCTGCCCGCTGCGGGTCCCCGAGGGCCTCACGGGCCGGGTCCTGGTCGCCCGCGAACCGCAGTTCATCTCCATGGCCCACGACCACCCGGCCGCGGCCGGAACCGTCGTGGACCTCGCCGACCTCGCCGCCGACCACTGGATGGTCGACCCGACCGTCGACGGCGAATGGGACGGCCTCCGACGGGTCCTCGGCGCCGCCGGCATCGACCCGCCCCTGCTGCACGGCGACTACCACACGGCCGCCTCGCTCATCGTCCTCGGCGAGGCCGTCGCCCCCTGCCAGCCCACCTCGGTCCCGCGCGAGGACATGGCCGTCCGCCCCCTGCGCGGCGACCCGTTGGGCGTCCGGCTCCTGCTGTACGCGCGCCCGGACGCGCCCCTGGACGTGCTGTACGCCGAACTCGCGGCGGCCTACCGGGAGGTGGCCCTGCGGGCGGCCCCGTACCGCGAGTGGCTCCGCCGCCAGGGCGCGACGGCCACGCTGTCGGTGGGACCGTGCATGATGGCCGTATGA
- the snpA gene encoding snapalysin, with protein sequence MRHPKVLTSVLTAALGLGLAASLGTAPAAAVGTGTTGTLGTTGNAAVAYAGSAEEAKANQAFFDAVVKSVAKKRAATPGATAVTVVYSTANAPTFRTQIARSAQIWNSSVVNVRLVEGSNPDFAYYEGNDSRGSYASTDGHGSGYIFLDYRQNQQYNSTRVTAHETGHVLGLPDHYSGPCSELMSGGGPGTSCQNAQPNAQERSRVDQLWRYGLASAFKG encoded by the coding sequence ATGCGCCACCCCAAGGTCCTCACCTCCGTGCTGACCGCCGCCCTCGGTCTCGGTCTCGCCGCTTCCCTCGGCACGGCCCCGGCGGCAGCGGTCGGCACGGGCACCACCGGCACCCTCGGCACCACCGGCAACGCCGCCGTGGCGTACGCCGGTTCGGCCGAGGAGGCCAAGGCCAACCAGGCCTTCTTCGACGCCGTCGTGAAGTCGGTGGCGAAGAAGCGGGCCGCCACCCCCGGCGCGACCGCCGTCACCGTCGTCTACAGCACCGCCAACGCGCCGACCTTCCGCACCCAGATCGCCCGCTCCGCCCAGATATGGAACAGCTCGGTGGTGAACGTCCGGCTCGTCGAGGGCAGCAACCCGGACTTCGCCTACTACGAGGGCAACGACTCCCGCGGCTCGTACGCCAGCACCGACGGCCACGGCAGCGGCTACATCTTCCTCGACTACCGGCAGAACCAGCAGTACAACTCGACCCGGGTCACCGCCCACGAGACCGGGCACGTCCTCGGGCTGCCGGACCACTACAGCGGCCCGTGCAGCGAGTTGATGTCGGGCGGCGGCCCCGGCACGTCCTGCCAGAACGCCCAGCCGAACGCGCAGGAGCGCTCCCGCGTCGACCAGCTGTGGCGTTACGGTCTCGCCTCCGCGTTCAAGGGCTGA
- a CDS encoding DUF6304 family protein → MSSESTEVWTGWYRDRSGAEAIVITADGRRVTTRIRGIEYTGEGFAALGAADEGGQALTGCVLEWDLPLPVVVDGAAQQATLACLLTLGERADLSLTLHYGGAAFEACVAGGDFEEALERVRRQLPPGADFGRRLLQAA, encoded by the coding sequence ATGTCATCGGAGTCGACAGAAGTCTGGACCGGCTGGTACCGGGACCGCAGCGGCGCGGAAGCGATCGTCATCACGGCCGACGGGCGGCGCGTCACCACCCGGATCAGGGGTATCGAGTACACGGGCGAGGGCTTCGCCGCGCTCGGCGCCGCCGACGAGGGCGGGCAGGCCCTCACGGGCTGCGTCCTGGAGTGGGACCTGCCGCTCCCCGTCGTCGTGGACGGCGCCGCCCAGCAGGCCACACTGGCCTGCCTGCTGACGCTCGGCGAGCGCGCCGACCTCAGCCTGACGCTCCACTACGGCGGCGCCGCCTTCGAGGCGTGCGTCGCGGGGGGCGACTTCGAGGAAGCCCTCGAGCGGGTACGGCGCCAGCTGCCACCCGGCGCGGACTTCGGCCGCAGGCTCCTCCAGGCGGCCTGA
- a CDS encoding dihydrofolate reductase family protein — protein sequence MRKLTYYIACTIDGFIGDPEGDATSMFRYSEGPYMAWMGTEYPETIPTQGREMLGVDGENKHFDTVIQGLGSYRLALDIGVTSPYNHLREFVATRSLAESPHPNVELIADDLVGRVRELKAEDGPLGIWLCGGSTLAGELIEEIDELVIKTYPQVYGTGMPMFGAGFEPRDFDLADVRAFENGVLVRTYTRKR from the coding sequence TTGCGCAAGCTCACCTACTACATCGCCTGCACCATCGACGGCTTCATCGGCGACCCCGAGGGCGATGCCACCTCCATGTTCAGGTACTCGGAAGGGCCGTACATGGCCTGGATGGGCACCGAATACCCGGAGACCATTCCGACGCAGGGCCGGGAGATGCTCGGCGTCGACGGCGAGAACAAGCACTTCGACACCGTCATCCAGGGACTCGGCTCGTACCGGCTCGCCCTCGACATCGGCGTCACCAGCCCGTACAACCACCTGCGCGAGTTCGTCGCCACCCGCTCGCTCGCCGAGTCGCCCCACCCGAACGTCGAGCTGATCGCCGACGACCTCGTCGGCCGCGTCCGCGAGCTCAAGGCCGAGGACGGCCCCCTGGGCATCTGGCTCTGCGGCGGCTCCACCCTCGCGGGCGAGCTCATCGAGGAGATCGACGAGCTGGTCATCAAGACGTACCCGCAGGTCTACGGCACCGGCATGCCGATGTTCGGCGCCGGCTTCGAACCCCGGGACTTCGACCTCGCCGACGTCCGCGCCTTCGAGAACGGCGTGCTCGTCCGTACGTACACCAGGAAGCGGTAG
- a CDS encoding TetR/AcrR family transcriptional regulator, with product MARNPERRTALLDAAIEVLADEGARGLTFRAVDARAGVPTGTSSNYFSDRDQLLSQVADRIFVRLTPEPGAIDAALLPAPSRELVVELMRWLARRMTAERTCYLGLFELRLEAARRPELQKRFTEVLRADLDLNIRLHLDSGMPGDADTVRVLYHALTGLLLDHFTVPGLLGDRELDDMIETVVARIVPDM from the coding sequence GTGGCGAGAAACCCGGAACGCCGTACGGCACTGCTCGACGCCGCGATCGAGGTCCTGGCCGACGAAGGTGCCCGCGGGCTGACCTTCCGGGCGGTCGACGCCCGGGCGGGCGTCCCCACCGGCACCTCGTCCAACTACTTCAGCGACCGGGACCAGCTGCTCTCCCAGGTCGCCGACCGGATCTTCGTACGACTCACCCCGGAGCCCGGCGCCATCGACGCCGCCCTGCTGCCGGCGCCCAGCCGTGAGCTGGTCGTCGAGCTGATGCGCTGGCTCGCCCGGCGCATGACCGCCGAGCGCACCTGCTATCTGGGCCTCTTCGAGCTGCGCCTGGAGGCCGCGCGCCGCCCCGAGCTGCAGAAGCGGTTCACCGAGGTGCTCCGGGCCGACCTCGACCTGAACATCCGGCTCCATCTCGACTCCGGCATGCCGGGCGACGCGGACACCGTCCGGGTGCTCTACCACGCCCTCACCGGACTGCTCCTCGACCACTTCACCGTCCCCGGCCTCCTCGGTGACCGGGAGCTGGACGACATGATCGAGACCGTGGTCGCCCGGATCGTCCCCGACATGTGA
- a CDS encoding family 2 encapsulin nanocompartment cargo protein polyprenyl transferase, whose product MTSADAVADGQGAVTLLDRTRTAVHPQLRSTVESLPGSIRRVAMYHFGWERADGTPDAGQPGKAIRPALVLAAARALGADETRAVKAAAAVELAHNFTLLHDDIVDEDPTRRHRPTAWTVFGIPDALMAGDAMSALALRLLAEDPHPASAAASARLAACVIELCAGQQADCAFEQRDPREVSLDECLAMATAKTGALLGCSCALGALYAGAGEEEVAAMDAFGREAGLAFQLIDDLIGIWGDPDRTGKPAGADLVAHKKSLPVVAALTSGTPAGEELAELYSRPILDAAAVRAAADAVERAGGRDWAQAQAAERMGRAVEHLARAVPDLAAAEDLLALAEFVTRRTR is encoded by the coding sequence ATGACCAGCGCGGATGCCGTCGCCGACGGTCAGGGGGCCGTGACGCTCCTCGACCGGACGCGCACCGCCGTCCATCCCCAACTGCGCTCGACCGTCGAGTCCCTGCCCGGCTCCATACGGCGGGTGGCGATGTACCACTTCGGCTGGGAGCGCGCCGACGGCACCCCGGACGCGGGACAGCCGGGCAAGGCGATCCGGCCCGCCCTGGTCCTCGCGGCGGCCCGTGCCCTCGGCGCCGACGAGACCCGGGCCGTGAAGGCCGCGGCGGCGGTGGAGCTCGCGCACAACTTCACCCTGCTCCACGACGACATCGTCGACGAGGACCCGACCCGCCGGCACCGGCCCACCGCCTGGACCGTCTTCGGCATCCCCGACGCCCTCATGGCCGGCGACGCGATGAGCGCGCTGGCCCTGCGGTTGCTCGCCGAGGATCCGCACCCGGCCTCCGCGGCGGCCTCCGCGCGCCTCGCCGCCTGCGTCATCGAGCTCTGCGCCGGCCAGCAGGCCGACTGCGCCTTCGAGCAGCGCGACCCGCGCGAGGTCTCCCTCGACGAGTGCCTGGCCATGGCCACGGCCAAGACCGGTGCCCTGCTCGGCTGTTCCTGCGCCCTCGGCGCGCTCTACGCGGGGGCGGGGGAGGAGGAGGTCGCGGCGATGGACGCCTTCGGCCGGGAGGCCGGTCTCGCCTTCCAGCTGATCGACGACCTCATCGGCATCTGGGGCGACCCGGACCGCACGGGCAAGCCGGCCGGCGCCGACCTCGTCGCCCACAAGAAGTCGCTCCCCGTGGTGGCGGCGCTCACCTCCGGCACCCCCGCCGGGGAGGAGCTGGCCGAGCTGTACTCCCGGCCCATCCTCGACGCGGCGGCGGTGCGGGCGGCGGCGGACGCCGTCGAGCGGGCCGGCGGGCGTGACTGGGCGCAGGCCCAGGCGGCCGAGCGCATGGGCCGCGCCGTCGAGCACCTGGCCCGGGCGGTGCCGGATCTGGCGGCGGCGGAGGACCTGCTCGCCCTCGCGGAGTTCGTCACGCGGCGCACGCGCTGA